Proteins from one Planctomyces sp. SH-PL62 genomic window:
- a CDS encoding DUF420 domain-containing protein, protein MKLPQGFLGTRGDVLMDAVLVAIVLTPFLFLWAVRLARSGRYKAHRNLQTCLLTLLLVAVVLFEIDIRLSGGTEAFLEGSPYAGSSLLKWLLRTHVAVAVSSFALWAWLVVLAWKHRMDLHPQLFSAVHRRRGYWVFAGTVFTSLTGVWLYVIGFVA, encoded by the coding sequence ATGAAGTTGCCCCAGGGGTTCCTCGGCACGCGCGGCGACGTCCTGATGGACGCGGTCCTGGTCGCGATCGTGCTCACGCCTTTCCTGTTTCTCTGGGCCGTGCGGCTCGCCCGATCGGGGCGATACAAGGCGCACCGCAACCTGCAAACCTGCCTGTTGACGCTGCTGCTCGTGGCGGTCGTCCTCTTCGAGATCGACATCCGGCTGAGCGGCGGGACCGAGGCGTTCCTGGAGGGAAGTCCCTACGCGGGTTCCTCGCTGCTGAAGTGGCTGCTCCGCACTCACGTCGCCGTCGCCGTCTCAAGCTTCGCGCTTTGGGCCTGGCTCGTCGTCCTGGCCTGGAAGCATCGGATGGACCTGCACCCGCAGCTCTTTTCAGCCGTGCATCGCCGACGTGGCTACTGGGTCTTCGCCGGGACGGTCTTCACGTCCCTCACGGGGGTTTGGCTGTATGTGATCGGGTTCGTGGCCTGA
- a CDS encoding 2Fe-2S iron-sulfur cluster-binding protein, translating to MPTVTVDGEKSFEVEAGVKLVLAIEDAGIDIMHRCGGNARCTTCRVEILAGDVAPIGDAERERLERDTGQLPGYRLACQIRVENDLTVAVLQRSSVTGVPAGTRPAD from the coding sequence ATGCCAACGGTAACGGTCGACGGGGAGAAGTCGTTCGAGGTCGAGGCCGGCGTGAAGCTGGTGCTGGCGATCGAGGATGCCGGGATCGACATCATGCATCGCTGCGGCGGCAACGCCCGTTGCACCACCTGCCGGGTCGAGATCCTGGCGGGCGACGTCGCGCCGATCGGCGACGCCGAGCGCGAGCGGCTGGAGCGCGACACCGGCCAGTTGCCCGGCTACCGGCTCGCCTGCCAGATCCGCGTCGAGAACGACCTCACCGTCGCCGTCCTCCAGCGGTCGTCGGTCACGGGAGTCCCGGCCGGGACCCGCCCCGCCGATTGA
- a CDS encoding NuoM family protein, protein MSDNLLLTSLWLVPLIGAGAVLLMPRGSERLVKYVATGFTAAGFLLTLVALFAYVGDDRARAPLAERAASNVVSYDGGLVAVDESRGEGDLVVRRAWIPAFNIQYYLGLDGVSVGLVVLTGLVSLLACLASWGIEKQVRGYYSLFLLLVASMTGVFLALDLFLFYVFFEVMLLPMYFLIALWGGEDREYAAIKFLLYTLFGSVFILVAILILYFWPGDAAAGTFRGGTFDILALTSIASTTGYYGRWIQDWIFALFLIGFLVKLPSFPFHTWLPDAHVQAPTPISMILAGVLLKVGGYGLIRLAWPLAPAGAFDWSYVVAALGVFSILYGALAAMAQTDFKKLVAYSSVSHMGYVTLGLAVMNLSGGAGYYAYGVNGAMYMMLAHGVTSAAMFFLVGVIYERAHTRDLDKLGGLNDVMPVYGAVSYVIFFGSMGLPGLCGFVAEIFVVLAAFHYSVTLGVLAAAAVVLTAGYILWTLQRVFLGRNETWKGLPDLTVREIVIAAPLVVLTVLMGIFPQPLILRWMSPSVDRMVQSVAEGAERNAQGPMALNEGAQLREAPGGRDVDLAANGRASAE, encoded by the coding sequence ATGAGCGACAACCTGCTGCTGACGTCCCTCTGGCTCGTCCCCTTGATCGGCGCGGGGGCCGTGCTGCTCATGCCCAGGGGATCCGAACGCCTGGTCAAGTACGTCGCCACGGGCTTCACGGCGGCCGGCTTCCTCCTGACGCTGGTCGCGCTTTTCGCGTACGTCGGCGACGATCGGGCCCGGGCCCCGCTCGCGGAACGGGCGGCGAGCAACGTAGTGAGCTACGACGGAGGACTCGTCGCGGTCGACGAGTCGCGCGGCGAGGGCGACCTGGTCGTCCGCCGCGCGTGGATCCCGGCGTTCAACATCCAGTACTACCTGGGGCTCGACGGCGTCAGCGTCGGCCTGGTCGTGCTCACGGGGCTGGTGAGCCTGCTCGCCTGCCTCGCCTCCTGGGGGATCGAGAAGCAGGTGCGGGGCTATTACTCCCTCTTCCTGCTCCTGGTCGCGAGCATGACGGGCGTGTTCCTGGCGCTCGACCTCTTCCTGTTCTATGTGTTCTTCGAGGTGATGCTGCTGCCGATGTACTTCCTGATCGCCCTCTGGGGGGGCGAGGACCGGGAGTACGCGGCGATCAAGTTCCTGCTCTACACGCTGTTCGGCTCGGTCTTCATCCTGGTCGCGATCCTGATCCTGTACTTCTGGCCCGGCGACGCGGCGGCGGGGACGTTCCGGGGAGGGACGTTCGACATCCTGGCGCTGACCTCGATCGCGTCGACGACGGGCTATTACGGGCGCTGGATTCAGGACTGGATCTTCGCCCTGTTCCTGATCGGGTTCCTGGTCAAGCTGCCGTCGTTCCCGTTTCACACCTGGCTGCCGGACGCGCACGTCCAGGCGCCGACGCCGATCAGCATGATCCTGGCGGGCGTGCTGCTGAAGGTCGGCGGCTACGGCCTGATCCGCCTGGCCTGGCCGCTCGCGCCGGCGGGCGCCTTCGACTGGTCGTACGTCGTCGCCGCGCTGGGGGTGTTCAGCATCCTCTACGGGGCGCTCGCGGCGATGGCCCAGACGGACTTCAAGAAGCTGGTGGCCTATAGCTCGGTCAGCCACATGGGGTACGTCACGCTGGGCCTGGCGGTCATGAACCTGAGCGGAGGCGCGGGCTACTACGCGTACGGCGTGAACGGCGCGATGTACATGATGCTCGCCCACGGCGTGACGTCGGCCGCGATGTTCTTCCTGGTCGGGGTGATCTACGAGCGCGCCCACACCCGCGACCTGGACAAGCTCGGCGGGCTGAACGACGTGATGCCGGTCTACGGCGCGGTGTCCTACGTGATCTTCTTCGGCTCGATGGGCCTCCCCGGCCTCTGCGGCTTCGTGGCCGAGATCTTCGTGGTGCTCGCCGCGTTCCATTACAGCGTGACGCTGGGCGTGCTGGCCGCCGCCGCCGTGGTGCTGACGGCCGGTTACATCCTCTGGACGCTCCAGCGCGTCTTCCTGGGCCGCAACGAGACCTGGAAGGGCCTCCCCGACCTGACCGTCCGCGAGATCGTCATCGCCGCCCCGCTCGTCGTCCTGACCGTCCTCATGGGAATCTTCCCGCAGCCTCTCATCCTGCGCTGGATGAGCCCCTCGGTCGACCGGATGGTCCAGTCCGTCGCCGAGGGCGCCGAGCGGAACGCCCAGGGGCCGATGGCGTTGAACGAGGGTGCTCAACTCCGCGAGGCACCAGGCGGACGAGACGTCGACCTCGCCGCCAATGGACGGGCCTCCGCCGAATGA
- a CDS encoding dicarboxylate/amino acid:cation symporter, which translates to MPPSEFDHDAPQSFQDPVFDPAFGALVVEDEPESRPGGLPLYVWVLIAVGLAIPIGLGWGEGAQALELLPNLIMRALTALAAPLVVMAILHAIVTNDIRGKQGGVMMLLYLINTLIAMLIGLVLSNLIRPGLGASLGDAGGAAAPIAQKSASELVVELIPRSIGEAFATNNIAQLVVLTLALGIGLVKIRNAHRLAGKESFQTVVDLLSIGFELLMKVLLWVVALVPLAVLGVVASRVGQQDGMRIFLSLIWLVVVVVLGLGCQVVWYLLQMAVFTRVSPIRFLSGAADVMANTFSTASTAATIPITLRSLNRMGVSRQSSQLCACIGTNFNNDGTALYQATAALFMAQALGFSLSLTDQILVVLTTLVASVGAGGIPSGSFVTMPLIFAAVRLPADKIPILLTIDWFLDRCRTTSNVLGDMTVAVLLDKFVPPTADPVES; encoded by the coding sequence ATGCCGCCGAGCGAGTTCGACCACGACGCGCCCCAGTCGTTCCAGGACCCGGTTTTCGACCCGGCCTTCGGCGCCCTCGTCGTCGAGGACGAGCCCGAAAGCCGGCCGGGCGGGCTGCCGCTCTACGTCTGGGTCCTGATCGCGGTCGGTCTGGCGATCCCGATCGGGCTCGGCTGGGGCGAGGGGGCGCAGGCGCTGGAGCTGCTCCCGAACCTGATCATGCGGGCGCTCACGGCGCTCGCCGCCCCGCTGGTCGTGATGGCGATCCTGCACGCGATCGTCACCAACGACATCCGGGGAAAGCAGGGGGGGGTGATGATGCTCCTCTACCTGATCAACACGCTGATCGCCATGCTGATCGGCCTGGTCCTCTCGAACCTGATCCGGCCGGGCCTGGGGGCGTCGCTCGGCGATGCGGGAGGGGCGGCGGCGCCGATCGCCCAGAAGTCCGCGAGCGAGCTGGTCGTCGAGCTGATCCCCCGGAGCATCGGCGAGGCCTTCGCCACCAACAACATCGCGCAGCTCGTCGTCCTGACGCTCGCCCTGGGGATCGGCCTGGTCAAGATCCGCAACGCCCATCGACTGGCCGGCAAGGAGTCGTTCCAGACGGTGGTCGACCTGCTCTCGATCGGCTTCGAGCTGCTCATGAAGGTCCTGCTCTGGGTGGTGGCCCTGGTCCCCCTGGCGGTGCTGGGCGTGGTGGCGTCTCGCGTAGGTCAGCAGGACGGGATGCGGATCTTCCTGTCGTTGATCTGGCTGGTCGTGGTGGTGGTCCTTGGCCTTGGCTGCCAGGTCGTCTGGTATCTGCTCCAGATGGCGGTCTTCACCCGGGTGTCCCCTATCCGATTTCTGAGCGGGGCGGCCGACGTGATGGCCAACACGTTCAGCACGGCGAGCACGGCGGCCACGATCCCGATCACGCTCAGGTCGCTGAACCGGATGGGCGTCTCGCGGCAGTCGAGCCAGCTCTGCGCCTGCATCGGCACGAACTTCAACAACGACGGGACGGCCCTGTACCAGGCGACCGCCGCCCTCTTCATGGCCCAGGCGCTGGGCTTCTCGCTGAGCCTGACCGACCAGATCCTCGTCGTGCTGACGACCCTGGTCGCCAGCGTCGGCGCGGGGGGCATCCCGTCCGGGAGCTTCGTGACCATGCCCTTGATCTTCGCCGCCGTGCGACTCCCCGCCGACAAGATCCCCATCCTCCTGACGATCGATTGGTTCCTCGACCGCTGCCGCACCACCTCCAACGTCCTGGGCGACATGACTGTCGCCGTGCTCCTCGATAAGTTCGTCCCGCCCACGGCCGATCCGGTCGAATCTTGA
- the nuoL gene encoding NADH-quinone oxidoreductase subunit L, whose amino-acid sequence MPWQVGLYTAAVLIPLAAFLVEILFIRTLRRHNAVIATGAIAASCVLSAIGFVDYFLIENRAALAEPAHHQAVEPDAHAHSGSLAWKGSVDWVILETPESDRRLSLPLGVHIDNLAAIMFLMVTTVATLIHVYSMGYMADDSRYPRFFAYLSLFCFSMLGLIAASNLFMIFVFWELVGVCSYLLIGFWYEEKPNADAANKAFVVNRVGDVGMLIGLGILWSALGTFDFHEVSAGLRDESGRLNAPNRFDPADVVPLRPPGAVAEDDGASSRSIPYAMLTIAGLGIFAGCAGKSAQFPLHVWLPDAMAGPTPVSALIHAATMVAAGVYLVARFFPVFTPEVLLYIAYTGGVTLFIAATIAMVQTDYKKVLAYSTISQLGFMMLALGVGGWAAGVFHLLTHAFFKALLFLGAGSVYHSVHTYEMARLGGLRRRMPITAGTMLVGTLAISGVPFFSGFYSKDAILAAALARAWQSPEHALLFVLPVVGAVLTTFYMFRMWFLVFAGEPRGFPDPHTARVVHVGDEENVLAEEEAEHGVGAPLHDLNPAAHAHESEPVMTRPLIALAALSVFAGWTMWLGLPFGTPVLERMIAHGQPPGVVDSHWAHWYAVGTSLLIVALGFLLSALYYGPAGLPFVATFRLSPAKTAARFRPLYALFKNKWYFDELYAATLVRPCLRLAKACAGIDRYLIDGIVDGSARSVELLSRLGGLVDRFGVDGLVNNLATAVYVAGDHARSIQTGRIRNYLMYLALALIGLFAGVYAWVG is encoded by the coding sequence ATGCCCTGGCAGGTGGGTCTCTACACGGCCGCCGTCTTGATTCCCCTGGCGGCCTTCCTCGTCGAGATCCTGTTCATCCGAACGCTGCGGCGGCACAACGCCGTCATCGCCACGGGCGCGATCGCCGCTTCCTGCGTCCTCAGCGCCATCGGCTTCGTCGACTACTTCCTCATCGAGAACCGCGCGGCCCTGGCCGAACCAGCCCACCATCAGGCCGTCGAGCCTGACGCCCACGCCCACTCCGGCTCGCTCGCCTGGAAGGGGAGCGTCGACTGGGTGATCCTGGAGACGCCGGAGTCCGACCGTCGGCTGTCGCTGCCGCTGGGCGTGCACATCGACAACCTCGCGGCGATCATGTTCCTGATGGTCACGACGGTCGCGACCTTGATCCACGTCTATTCGATGGGCTACATGGCCGACGACTCGCGATACCCGCGATTCTTCGCCTACCTGTCGCTGTTCTGCTTCTCGATGCTGGGGCTGATCGCGGCGTCGAACCTGTTCATGATCTTCGTCTTCTGGGAGCTGGTCGGCGTCTGCTCTTACCTGCTGATCGGCTTCTGGTATGAGGAGAAGCCGAACGCCGACGCAGCCAACAAGGCGTTCGTGGTCAATCGCGTGGGCGACGTCGGCATGCTGATCGGGCTGGGAATCCTCTGGTCCGCCCTCGGGACGTTCGACTTCCACGAGGTGAGCGCGGGACTGCGAGACGAATCGGGCCGTCTGAACGCGCCGAATCGGTTCGATCCCGCCGACGTCGTCCCGCTGCGACCGCCCGGCGCGGTCGCCGAGGACGACGGGGCGTCGAGCCGGTCGATCCCCTACGCGATGTTGACGATCGCCGGACTGGGGATCTTCGCCGGCTGCGCGGGGAAGAGCGCCCAGTTCCCGCTGCACGTCTGGCTGCCCGACGCGATGGCCGGGCCGACGCCCGTCTCGGCGCTGATCCACGCGGCGACGATGGTGGCGGCGGGGGTGTATCTGGTCGCCCGCTTCTTCCCCGTCTTCACGCCCGAGGTGCTGCTCTACATCGCCTACACCGGCGGCGTCACGCTGTTCATCGCCGCGACGATCGCGATGGTGCAGACCGACTACAAGAAGGTGCTCGCTTATTCGACGATCAGCCAGCTCGGGTTCATGATGCTGGCGCTGGGCGTGGGGGGCTGGGCCGCGGGGGTGTTCCACCTGTTGACGCACGCCTTCTTCAAGGCCCTCCTGTTCCTCGGCGCGGGGAGCGTCTACCACAGCGTCCACACCTATGAGATGGCGAGGCTCGGCGGGCTGCGTCGGAGGATGCCGATCACGGCCGGGACGATGCTCGTGGGGACGCTGGCGATCTCGGGCGTGCCGTTTTTCAGCGGGTTCTACTCGAAGGACGCGATCCTGGCCGCCGCGCTGGCGAGGGCCTGGCAGAGCCCAGAGCACGCCTTGCTGTTCGTCCTGCCGGTCGTCGGGGCGGTGCTGACGACATTCTACATGTTCCGGATGTGGTTCCTGGTGTTCGCCGGCGAGCCTCGGGGCTTCCCCGATCCGCACACGGCCCGCGTGGTCCACGTCGGGGACGAAGAGAACGTGCTGGCCGAGGAGGAGGCCGAGCACGGCGTCGGCGCGCCGTTGCACGACCTGAACCCGGCGGCCCACGCACACGAGAGCGAGCCGGTCATGACGCGGCCCTTGATCGCGCTGGCGGCGCTCAGCGTGTTCGCCGGCTGGACGATGTGGCTCGGGCTGCCGTTCGGAACTCCGGTCCTGGAACGGATGATCGCCCACGGCCAGCCCCCCGGCGTCGTCGACTCCCACTGGGCCCACTGGTACGCCGTGGGGACCTCGCTGCTGATCGTCGCGCTGGGCTTCCTGCTGAGTGCGCTCTACTACGGCCCCGCCGGGCTGCCGTTCGTCGCGACCTTCCGGTTGAGCCCCGCGAAGACGGCGGCGCGGTTCCGTCCGCTGTACGCCCTGTTCAAGAACAAGTGGTACTTCGACGAACTCTACGCCGCAACGCTGGTCCGGCCGTGCCTTCGGCTGGCGAAGGCCTGCGCGGGGATCGACCGCTATCTGATCGACGGGATCGTCGACGGTTCGGCGAGGTCCGTGGAGCTGCTCAGTCGGCTGGGGGGGCTGGTCGACCGCTTCGGCGTCGACGGCCTGGTGAACAACCTGGCGACGGCGGTGTACGTCGCCGGGGACCACGCGCGGTCCATCCAGACGGGCCGGATCCGTAATTACCTGATGTACCTGGCGCTGGCCCTCATCGGCCTGTTCGCCGGCGTCTACGCCTGGGTCGGCTGA
- a CDS encoding Gfo/Idh/MocA family protein → MGAPYVLSNPPKVALIGGGFIGPVHAEALRRIGVEVAGLLDITPEKARPQAEKLGIPKVYNTIEEVLADPEIGAVHLASPNDIHFKHAKMALEAGKHVLCEKPLSVSSHESAELVKLAASRPNQAAGVNYNLRFYPLAQEMHARVARGDLGRIISVAGSYTQDWLLMVDDYNWRVEPDGHTNLRAIADIGTHWMDLAQFITGRHIESVNADLATFHPERNRPIGGAETYSGPNAAKKASEAVKITTEDYGAVMLHLSQGARGVFYVNQMHGGRKNRLYLEICGTEGSMVWDSESPELLWLGRRGAPNQLMNRDPSILSAEAGHFSHYPGGHAEGFPDAFKQLDLAFYTYIQGGCQGKPNFPTFAEGDREVRICEAIAQSAKARNWVQVEA, encoded by the coding sequence ATGGGCGCTCCCTACGTCCTTTCCAACCCCCCGAAGGTCGCCCTGATCGGCGGCGGCTTCATCGGTCCGGTCCACGCCGAGGCCCTGCGCCGGATCGGCGTCGAGGTCGCCGGCCTGCTCGACATCACCCCCGAGAAGGCCCGCCCCCAGGCCGAGAAGCTGGGCATCCCCAAGGTCTACAACACCATCGAGGAGGTCCTCGCCGACCCCGAGATCGGCGCCGTCCACCTGGCCTCGCCCAACGACATCCACTTCAAGCACGCCAAGATGGCGCTCGAGGCCGGCAAGCACGTCCTCTGCGAGAAGCCGCTGTCCGTCAGCTCGCACGAGTCGGCCGAGCTGGTGAAGCTGGCCGCGAGCCGCCCCAACCAGGCGGCCGGCGTGAACTACAACCTGCGGTTCTATCCGCTCGCCCAGGAGATGCACGCCCGCGTCGCCCGGGGCGACCTGGGCCGCATCATCTCCGTCGCCGGCTCCTACACCCAGGACTGGCTGCTGATGGTCGACGACTACAACTGGCGCGTCGAGCCCGACGGCCACACCAACCTCCGCGCGATCGCCGACATCGGCACCCACTGGATGGACCTCGCCCAGTTCATCACCGGCCGGCACATCGAGTCGGTCAACGCCGACCTCGCCACCTTCCATCCCGAGCGCAACCGCCCCATCGGCGGCGCCGAGACCTACTCCGGCCCGAACGCCGCCAAGAAGGCGTCCGAGGCCGTGAAGATCACGACCGAAGACTACGGCGCGGTGATGCTCCACCTCTCGCAGGGGGCGCGCGGCGTCTTCTACGTCAACCAGATGCATGGCGGACGGAAGAACCGCCTGTACCTGGAAATCTGCGGCACCGAAGGCTCGATGGTATGGGACAGCGAGTCGCCCGAGCTGCTCTGGCTGGGCCGCCGCGGCGCCCCCAACCAGCTCATGAACCGCGACCCCTCCATCCTCAGCGCCGAGGCCGGCCACTTCAGCCATTACCCCGGCGGCCACGCCGAGGGCTTCCCCGACGCCTTCAAGCAGCTCGACCTGGCCTTCTACACCTACATCCAGGGTGGCTGCCAGGGCAAACCCAACTTCCCCACCTTCGCCGAGGGCGACCGCGAGGTCCGCATCTGCGAGGCCATCGCCCAGAGCGCCAAGGCCCGCAACTGGGTCCAGGTCGAAGCCTGA
- a CDS encoding M16 family metallopeptidase: protein MRLVARASLALLLCLGATPARPQQAPSDAARTHEVPALAVEKYTLPNGLTVILHEDHKTPIAAVHLWYKVGSKDEKPGRTGFAHLFEHLMFQGSQHHDRDYFEPLEKLGAEINGNTTEDRTVYFESVPSNATELALWLEADRMGFLIPAITQAKLDNQRDVVKNERRESVENVPYGLAEEALRRALYPEGHPYRHEVIGSMADLSAADLGDVSAFFQTYYAPDNAILCVAGDIDRERVKGWIQKSFGPIPRGPKIDRPAPWVPRLDGPKRIAQTDRVSLPRAQLVWPTVPSHHPDEPALDVLAAVLGQLDKENRLYRALMHDRRLAAEVHAQHPTLELSGSFEVDLLAPPGGDLDDVVAIAMGEIDRLKREGPTLDEVIKSRNARESGLILGLQSVLARAEVFCLYEAVSGDPLGYRDELQRLFAVTPEDVRRVANHYLTDAFIRLDVTPGPAPERPAEPEVARPEPSPFEPTPQTRVADDSVVMPEVGAPPAFTPPAFVRRTLSNGLPIWIVPRRELPIVSFRLVVGFGETSAPGGKEGLGSLTVGLLDAGTKRRDSFQIAGALAEIGASLDLTCGLEWSGATVTTLLRHMDRALDVFADAILAPTFPEDEVERRKLLRLADLESRRDSADEVAEDLFRKLLFGGEHPYGRPQFGTEESVASITRADAAAFHEAYFIPSAATLIVVGDVDPDAIARTLEARFGGWKARPAPPKVVPTPPTTNPDAVFVVDKPGAAQSVLAIGRLGVERKSPEAPALGVLNAIVGGQFSSRLNMKLREEKGYSYGVGSDFRSLRAPGWFEVRGSVQTAVTRESVEEIRRELAELHGPRPITDAEFDSARRRVVYGFPSRFETTFDVADQLSEPAAYDLGDDYLATYLRRVEAVDRARIQELADRYLKPEAMTTLIVGDRDAIEPELRKLPEAADVRFVDEDGSPVQAVEGK, encoded by the coding sequence ATGAGGCTCGTCGCGCGCGCTTCGCTCGCTCTGCTCCTGTGCCTCGGGGCCACGCCGGCTCGCCCTCAGCAGGCGCCTTCCGACGCCGCGAGGACCCACGAGGTCCCCGCCCTGGCCGTCGAGAAATACACGCTTCCCAACGGCCTGACCGTCATCTTGCACGAGGACCACAAGACGCCCATCGCGGCGGTCCACCTGTGGTACAAGGTCGGCTCGAAGGACGAGAAGCCCGGTCGGACCGGTTTCGCCCACCTGTTCGAGCACCTCATGTTCCAGGGCTCCCAGCACCACGACCGCGACTACTTCGAGCCGCTCGAAAAGCTCGGCGCCGAGATCAACGGCAACACCACCGAGGACCGCACGGTCTACTTCGAGTCGGTCCCCAGCAACGCGACGGAGCTGGCCCTCTGGCTGGAGGCCGACCGCATGGGCTTCCTGATCCCGGCGATCACCCAGGCGAAGCTCGACAACCAGCGCGACGTCGTCAAGAACGAGCGCCGGGAGTCCGTCGAGAACGTCCCGTACGGCCTGGCCGAAGAGGCGCTCCGGCGGGCGCTCTATCCCGAAGGACATCCCTACCGGCACGAGGTCATCGGGTCGATGGCCGATCTCTCGGCGGCCGACCTGGGCGACGTTTCCGCGTTCTTCCAGACGTACTACGCCCCCGACAACGCCATCCTGTGCGTCGCCGGCGATATCGACCGGGAGCGGGTCAAGGGCTGGATCCAGAAGTCGTTCGGCCCGATCCCGAGGGGCCCGAAGATCGATCGGCCCGCGCCGTGGGTCCCGAGGCTCGACGGTCCGAAGCGGATCGCCCAGACCGACCGGGTCTCACTCCCCCGCGCGCAGCTCGTCTGGCCCACCGTCCCGAGCCACCATCCGGACGAGCCGGCGCTCGACGTCCTGGCGGCGGTCCTGGGACAGCTCGACAAAGAGAACCGGCTCTATCGGGCCCTGATGCACGACCGCCGCCTCGCGGCCGAGGTCCACGCGCAGCACCCGACGCTCGAACTGTCCGGTTCCTTCGAGGTCGACCTGCTCGCGCCGCCGGGAGGCGACCTGGATGATGTGGTCGCGATCGCCATGGGGGAGATCGACCGCCTGAAGCGCGAGGGGCCGACCCTCGACGAGGTGATCAAGAGCCGCAACGCCCGCGAGAGCGGCCTGATCCTGGGCCTGCAATCGGTGCTCGCCAGGGCCGAGGTCTTCTGCCTCTATGAGGCGGTCTCCGGCGATCCGCTGGGCTACCGCGACGAGTTGCAGCGTCTCTTCGCCGTCACGCCCGAGGATGTCAGGCGGGTGGCGAACCACTACCTGACCGACGCCTTCATCCGGCTCGACGTGACGCCCGGCCCGGCTCCCGAACGTCCGGCCGAGCCCGAGGTCGCCCGCCCGGAGCCGTCGCCCTTCGAGCCGACGCCGCAGACGCGCGTGGCGGACGATTCGGTCGTGATGCCCGAGGTCGGGGCGCCTCCGGCCTTCACGCCCCCGGCCTTCGTCCGTCGCACGTTGTCGAACGGCTTGCCGATCTGGATCGTCCCGCGTCGTGAGCTTCCCATCGTCAGCTTCCGGCTCGTCGTGGGCTTCGGCGAGACGTCCGCCCCCGGGGGCAAGGAAGGGCTCGGCTCGCTCACCGTCGGTTTACTCGACGCGGGGACGAAGCGTCGAGACTCGTTCCAGATCGCCGGCGCGCTGGCCGAGATCGGCGCGAGCCTGGATTTGACCTGCGGACTGGAGTGGAGCGGGGCCACCGTCACCACGCTCCTCCGCCACATGGACCGCGCGCTCGACGTTTTCGCCGACGCGATCCTCGCCCCGACGTTCCCCGAGGACGAGGTCGAACGCCGCAAGCTTCTCCGCCTCGCCGATCTCGAATCCCGGCGCGATTCGGCCGACGAGGTGGCCGAGGATCTCTTCCGCAAGCTCCTCTTCGGCGGCGAGCATCCCTACGGACGCCCACAGTTCGGGACCGAGGAATCGGTCGCATCGATCACCCGGGCCGACGCGGCGGCGTTCCACGAGGCCTATTTCATCCCTTCGGCCGCGACCCTGATCGTCGTCGGCGACGTCGATCCCGACGCGATCGCCCGGACGCTGGAAGCCCGCTTCGGCGGCTGGAAGGCCCGCCCCGCGCCCCCGAAAGTCGTCCCGACGCCCCCGACGACGAACCCCGACGCGGTCTTCGTCGTGGACAAGCCGGGCGCGGCGCAGTCGGTCCTCGCGATCGGACGGCTGGGGGTGGAGCGGAAGTCGCCCGAGGCGCCGGCGCTCGGCGTCCTCAACGCGATCGTCGGCGGCCAGTTCTCCAGCCGCCTGAACATGAAATTACGCGAGGAGAAGGGTTACAGCTACGGCGTGGGCTCCGACTTCCGGTCGCTCCGGGCCCCGGGCTGGTTCGAGGTCCGGGGATCGGTCCAGACGGCCGTCACGCGTGAGTCGGTCGAGGAGATCCGTCGCGAGCTGGCCGAGCTGCACGGCCCCAGGCCGATCACCGACGCCGAGTTCGACTCCGCCAGGCGGCGCGTCGTGTACGGATTCCCCTCGCGGTTCGAGACCACGTTCGACGTCGCCGACCAGCTTTCGGAGCCGGCCGCCTACGACCTCGGCGACGATTACCTTGCGACCTACCTTCGTCGCGTCGAGGCCGTGGATCGGGCGCGGATCCAGGAACTCGCGGATCGTTATCTGAAGCCCGAAGCCATGACGACGCTGATCGTCGGCGACCGCGATGCGATCGAGCCCGAGCTGCGCAAGCTTCCCGAAGCCGCGGACGTCCGCTTCGTGGACGAGGACGGGTCGCCGGTGCAGGCCGTCGAGGGGAAATGA